Proteins encoded by one window of Deltaproteobacteria bacterium:
- a CDS encoding HEAT repeat domain-containing protein — MATIREYLVEMFNKVLAKTITREEGTMLLNDLVKRDKVTTLKEIASLIRTPPPGVFPKTILHTVVLANNKVFNDLLIASLDHRDESVTILAAEGLAKLRTDDAKEVLKGHIDSDIYHVRKASAAALVMGFGKEGVEILKKHVLTHPEPFYRLTSVMAIIGAGAMGKQALLEILATGDVPAIESVAEGLADAPVDFDEEEIPTLIEAMVAAADNEKFEAVERLLGVLGSLGSKAARYEQYLSVFLESPSPAVREAATTAVRRIRYS, encoded by the coding sequence ATGGCGACCATAAGGGAGTATCTTGTAGAGATGTTCAACAAGGTCCTGGCCAAGACCATCACCCGGGAAGAAGGGACCATGCTCTTGAACGACCTCGTCAAGCGCGACAAGGTGACGACCCTCAAGGAGATTGCTTCGCTCATACGGACCCCGCCGCCCGGCGTCTTTCCCAAGACCATACTCCATACGGTGGTCCTTGCAAACAACAAGGTCTTCAACGATCTGCTCATCGCCAGTCTCGATCACAGGGACGAAAGCGTCACCATACTCGCCGCCGAGGGGCTGGCCAAGCTGCGCACCGACGACGCCAAGGAGGTGCTCAAGGGCCACATCGACAGCGACATCTACCACGTGCGCAAGGCCTCTGCCGCGGCGCTCGTCATGGGCTTCGGCAAGGAGGGGGTCGAGATACTGAAAAAGCACGTGCTCACCCACCCCGAGCCCTTCTACCGGCTCACCTCGGTCATGGCCATCATAGGCGCGGGCGCCATGGGCAAGCAGGCCCTCCTCGAGATACTGGCTACCGGCGACGTGCCAGCCATAGAGAGCGTTGCCGAGGGGCTCGCCGACGCCCCGGTGGACTTCGACGAAGAGGAGATACCGACGCTTATCGAGGCCATGGTGGCGGCGGCGGACAACGAGAAGTTCGAGGCCGTCGAGAGGCTGCTCGGCGTGCTCGGTTCGCTCGGCTCCAAGGCGGCAAGGTACGAGCAGTACCTAAGTGTCTTCCTCGAAAGCCCGTCTCCCGCGGTAAGAGAGGCCGCCACGACGGCGGTGAGGCGCATAAGATACTCCTGA
- a CDS encoding tetratricopeptide repeat protein, which yields MDGLRRFFETNRAAAALIPFVLSALAVLALYSHVLHGPFLYDDLIYIVRNGRIRDLGALTDFTSSRYVTFATFALNYAVGGLSTFGYHLVNVAVHVFNGWLVYALVRLTWRTPVVARAAAGASARGLALTASLLFAVHPLQTQAVTYITQRFASLATFFYLASLVCYAAARLDVERSDGGLLRRHGLYVLSVAAALAAQKTKEIAFTLPFVIALYELAFFSGSVASARRRAALLVPYGLAALVIPLSFLLVSPGAVSYASGIENWITELQKAELGTLSKYVYFLTETRVLVTYLRLLVLPVNQMLLYDFPASHSILEPAVLASLAFLSLLLFGALYLFFRAKRLGEPYLLVASAGVIWFFVTSSVESSVIPIMDLIYEHRVYLPSVGALTALAALGAAALERLGARPRTGVALTAAAVVLLSVLTYQRNLVWTDALAFWADGAARAPALAKPRINLAIELMRLGRYDEAVVELEKAKRSEPRYLDIYYNLGISHVNRRDYRSALREFNRALEVLEVLKEGHYFAAASLEYEMIINSYLGNLYVRLGEPERALAHFERALAIKADNNAARYNYAVALDMLGRYEDAAAQLRILLGSDPSDSGARAYLDALLSRIGRDR from the coding sequence GTGGACGGGCTTCGACGCTTCTTCGAGACGAACAGGGCCGCCGCGGCCCTCATCCCCTTCGTCCTGTCGGCGCTCGCAGTCCTTGCCCTCTACTCCCATGTCCTCCATGGCCCGTTCCTCTACGACGACCTCATCTACATCGTAAGAAACGGCAGGATCCGCGACCTCGGCGCGCTCACCGACTTCACGAGCTCGCGCTACGTGACCTTCGCCACCTTCGCCCTCAACTACGCCGTCGGCGGGCTCTCCACCTTCGGCTACCACCTGGTGAACGTGGCCGTCCACGTCTTCAACGGCTGGCTCGTCTACGCGCTCGTAAGGCTTACGTGGAGGACGCCCGTGGTGGCGAGGGCCGCCGCCGGCGCGAGCGCGAGGGGCCTCGCCCTGACGGCGTCCCTGCTCTTCGCCGTCCACCCCCTCCAGACCCAGGCCGTAACGTACATAACCCAGCGCTTTGCTTCGCTTGCAACCTTCTTCTACCTCGCTTCCCTCGTCTGCTACGCCGCGGCGAGGCTCGACGTGGAGCGCAGCGACGGCGGCCTTCTCCGGCGCCACGGTCTCTACGTCCTCTCGGTAGCCGCGGCCCTGGCCGCCCAGAAGACGAAGGAGATAGCCTTTACGCTCCCCTTCGTGATCGCTCTCTACGAGCTCGCCTTCTTCAGCGGCTCCGTGGCGTCCGCCCGCCGCCGGGCGGCGCTGCTCGTTCCGTACGGCCTTGCGGCGCTCGTCATTCCGCTGTCGTTTCTTCTCGTCAGCCCCGGCGCCGTCTCCTACGCATCGGGCATAGAGAACTGGATAACGGAGCTCCAGAAGGCCGAGCTCGGCACGCTCTCCAAGTACGTCTATTTCCTCACCGAGACGAGGGTGCTCGTCACCTACCTGAGGCTTCTGGTGCTGCCGGTGAACCAGATGCTCCTCTACGACTTCCCGGCCTCCCACTCGATCCTCGAGCCCGCGGTCCTCGCTTCGCTGGCCTTTCTCTCTCTTCTCCTCTTCGGCGCCCTCTATCTCTTCTTCCGCGCGAAGAGGCTCGGCGAGCCCTACCTTCTCGTCGCCTCGGCCGGCGTGATCTGGTTCTTCGTCACCTCGTCGGTGGAGTCGTCGGTCATACCCATAATGGACCTCATCTACGAGCACAGGGTCTATCTGCCCTCGGTCGGGGCGCTCACGGCCCTTGCGGCCCTCGGCGCCGCGGCCCTTGAGCGGCTCGGCGCGCGGCCCCGGACCGGTGTAGCCCTGACGGCGGCGGCCGTCGTCCTGTTGTCGGTGCTGACTTACCAGCGTAACCTCGTCTGGACCGACGCGCTCGCCTTCTGGGCCGACGGGGCGGCCAGGGCCCCTGCTCTCGCAAAGCCCCGTATAAACCTCGCCATCGAGCTCATGCGCCTGGGCCGCTACGACGAGGCCGTCGTCGAACTCGAGAAGGCCAAGCGCTCGGAGCCCCGCTACCTCGACATATACTATAACCTCGGCATAAGCCACGTTAACCGCCGGGACTACAGGAGCGCGCTGCGGGAGTTCAACCGCGCCCTCGAGGTCCTGGAGGTCCTCAAAGAGGGTCACTACTTCGCCGCCGCCTCGCTCGAATACGAGATGATCATCAACTCCTACCTCGGCAACCTCTACGTAAGACTCGGCGAGCCCGAGCGGGCGCTCGCGCACTTCGAGCGGGCCCTGGCCATAAAGGCCGACAACAACGCGGCCCGCTACAACTACGCCGTGGCCCTCGATATGCTCGGCCGCTACGAGGATGCGGCGGCCCAGCTCCGGATACTCCTCGGCTCAGACCCGTCGGACAGCGGGGCGAGAGCCTACCTCGACGCCCTGCTCTCCCGCATCGGACGGGACCGCTGA